The following are from one region of the Dreissena polymorpha isolate Duluth1 chromosome 2, UMN_Dpol_1.0, whole genome shotgun sequence genome:
- the LOC127868349 gene encoding cilia- and flagella-associated protein 119-like isoform X3 produces MVLADIFHLDDHKTSLKTGIVMDLYYYTLQFAREHKFTKEQTSAFFSIVKKTHEVCTETPFGNLDQTFSYFKELVLCHAVNRPPHSIELFSADQVRLVSEYVVNTYFRHFKMYKYAFTPLVRLDLSINYVGMPPTPPPTEDELLVTMVAKRKAEIHTRSGSVVRNETPRDVNDEDMWDLVDEGEPEVTDEQPELEPEPERVETPQPDESEARKELRGMIQTYLSEEIKKMKLTMDDQLKSTEEILNKKLDIAEGGGKKSGRNSAKGAKKK; encoded by the exons AT GGTGTTGGCAGATATATTCCATCTTGATGACCACAAAACAAGTCTGAAGACAGGAATTGTGATGGATCTATACTACTACACTCTCCAGTTTGCACGGGAACATAAGTTCACAAAAGAACAAACATCAGCTTTCTTCTCAATTGTCAAGAAAACACATGAAGTTTGCACAG aaaCACCCTTTGGCAACCTGGATCAGACATTTTCATACTTCAAAGAGCTGGTACTCTGTCATGCAGTGAAT AGACCCCCACACAGCATTGAGCTGTTTTCGGCTGATCAAGTGCGGCTCGTCTCAGAATATGTAGTGAATACATACTTCAGGCATTTCAAGATGTATAAATATGCTTTCACGCCATTG GTGAGGCTGGACCTATCAATTAACTATGTTGGAATGCCACCAACCCCACCTCCAACAGAAG ATGAGTTGTTGGTTACCATGGTAGCCAAACGGAAGGCTGAAATTCACACAAGATCAGGGTCTGTTGTGCGTAATGAGACTCCACGGGATGTCAATGATGAGGACATGTGGGATCTGG TGGATGAAGGTGAGCCTGAGGTCACAGACGAGCAGCCCGAACTGGAGCCTGAACCAGAGAGAGTAGAGACCCCTCAGCCTG ATGAGTCTGAAGCAAGGAAGGAGCTGCGAGGGATGATCCAGACATACCTGTCTGAGGAGATCAAGAAGATGAAGCTGACCATGGACGACCAGCTCAAGTCTACAGAGGAGATTCTCAACAAGAAACTCGACATAGCAGAGGGTGGAGGCAAGAAGAGTGGACGCAACTCTGCTAAGGGGGCAAAGAAAAAGTGA
- the LOC127868349 gene encoding cilia- and flagella-associated protein 119-like isoform X2 — protein sequence MILPDEPKTGDVPKIIQPRNHKAKVSVWADLTVDDLDRINESLNADHIKMVLADIFHLDDHKTSLKTGIVMDLYYYTLQFAREHKFTKEQTSAFFSIVKKTHEVCTETPFGNLDQTFSYFKELVLCHAVNRPPHSIELFSADQVRLVSEYVVNTYFRHFKMYKYAFTPLVRLDLSINYVGMPPTPPPTEVDEGEPEVTDEQPELEPEPERVETPQPDESEARKELRGMIQTYLSEEIKKMKLTMDDQLKSTEEILNKKLDIAEGGGKKSGRNSAKGAKKK from the exons CCACGAAACCACAAAGCTAAAGTCAGTGTTTg GGCTGACCTTACAGTGGATGACCTAGATCGCATCAATGAGTCATTAAATGCAGATCATATTAAAAT GGTGTTGGCAGATATATTCCATCTTGATGACCACAAAACAAGTCTGAAGACAGGAATTGTGATGGATCTATACTACTACACTCTCCAGTTTGCACGGGAACATAAGTTCACAAAAGAACAAACATCAGCTTTCTTCTCAATTGTCAAGAAAACACATGAAGTTTGCACAG aaaCACCCTTTGGCAACCTGGATCAGACATTTTCATACTTCAAAGAGCTGGTACTCTGTCATGCAGTGAAT AGACCCCCACACAGCATTGAGCTGTTTTCGGCTGATCAAGTGCGGCTCGTCTCAGAATATGTAGTGAATACATACTTCAGGCATTTCAAGATGTATAAATATGCTTTCACGCCATTG GTGAGGCTGGACCTATCAATTAACTATGTTGGAATGCCACCAACCCCACCTCCAACAGAAG TGGATGAAGGTGAGCCTGAGGTCACAGACGAGCAGCCCGAACTGGAGCCTGAACCAGAGAGAGTAGAGACCCCTCAGCCTG ATGAGTCTGAAGCAAGGAAGGAGCTGCGAGGGATGATCCAGACATACCTGTCTGAGGAGATCAAGAAGATGAAGCTGACCATGGACGACCAGCTCAAGTCTACAGAGGAGATTCTCAACAAGAAACTCGACATAGCAGAGGGTGGAGGCAAGAAGAGTGGACGCAACTCTGCTAAGGGGGCAAAGAAAAAGTGA
- the LOC127868349 gene encoding cilia- and flagella-associated protein 119-like isoform X1, with protein MILPDEPKTGDVPKIIQPRNHKAKVSVWADLTVDDLDRINESLNADHIKMVLADIFHLDDHKTSLKTGIVMDLYYYTLQFAREHKFTKEQTSAFFSIVKKTHEVCTETPFGNLDQTFSYFKELVLCHAVNRPPHSIELFSADQVRLVSEYVVNTYFRHFKMYKYAFTPLVRLDLSINYVGMPPTPPPTEDELLVTMVAKRKAEIHTRSGSVVRNETPRDVNDEDMWDLVDEGEPEVTDEQPELEPEPERVETPQPDESEARKELRGMIQTYLSEEIKKMKLTMDDQLKSTEEILNKKLDIAEGGGKKSGRNSAKGAKKK; from the exons CCACGAAACCACAAAGCTAAAGTCAGTGTTTg GGCTGACCTTACAGTGGATGACCTAGATCGCATCAATGAGTCATTAAATGCAGATCATATTAAAAT GGTGTTGGCAGATATATTCCATCTTGATGACCACAAAACAAGTCTGAAGACAGGAATTGTGATGGATCTATACTACTACACTCTCCAGTTTGCACGGGAACATAAGTTCACAAAAGAACAAACATCAGCTTTCTTCTCAATTGTCAAGAAAACACATGAAGTTTGCACAG aaaCACCCTTTGGCAACCTGGATCAGACATTTTCATACTTCAAAGAGCTGGTACTCTGTCATGCAGTGAAT AGACCCCCACACAGCATTGAGCTGTTTTCGGCTGATCAAGTGCGGCTCGTCTCAGAATATGTAGTGAATACATACTTCAGGCATTTCAAGATGTATAAATATGCTTTCACGCCATTG GTGAGGCTGGACCTATCAATTAACTATGTTGGAATGCCACCAACCCCACCTCCAACAGAAG ATGAGTTGTTGGTTACCATGGTAGCCAAACGGAAGGCTGAAATTCACACAAGATCAGGGTCTGTTGTGCGTAATGAGACTCCACGGGATGTCAATGATGAGGACATGTGGGATCTGG TGGATGAAGGTGAGCCTGAGGTCACAGACGAGCAGCCCGAACTGGAGCCTGAACCAGAGAGAGTAGAGACCCCTCAGCCTG ATGAGTCTGAAGCAAGGAAGGAGCTGCGAGGGATGATCCAGACATACCTGTCTGAGGAGATCAAGAAGATGAAGCTGACCATGGACGACCAGCTCAAGTCTACAGAGGAGATTCTCAACAAGAAACTCGACATAGCAGAGGGTGGAGGCAAGAAGAGTGGACGCAACTCTGCTAAGGGGGCAAAGAAAAAGTGA